gatttaattgggataaggaggttaaggacagtggattggtgtggtttttgttagacaatgagctgagtacgtgtagcatggtctaaatgtacttttttatatgtttcttatatgcttgtgcagattagtttcttcattagtagcacatatatagtttttgtctttatcgacccgaagatatcgaccccgatgaatcagggtcgcgtcccacataataatttatcgttccatagatgtatacccccttcgtaccacaattttataaaatgacgaccctcgaccctcaaccccgttcctcgacccggtcgacccaggaactttgtgactatgatcACGAGACAAAGTCACTAAATTCTCTTACATAGTACACCTAAAAAACAGTAGATACTGCCTTCTACTCCTTCCCCATTGAGGAATTCCAATTAAGGGATCAAAAGTTTTGCCTGCCAAGTGCCATCATGATATAATCAAGCACATATCCTCCAGAATTATATGGTAAACATGCATTAGCAGCATCTTAGCACAAAGTGAGTAGTTCTACGATTCTAAATATAATCTTAGTTAAGGATTAAGTGAAGCAATTCAATACATGAGAAAAATAAGGTGGAGTTGGACCATAGACCAACCACAAGACACTGAGAGGTGCAGAAGTTGTCAGGAAAGGAGAACCAAACGCAGTAGCAGCAAGAAACTCCATGATCACCCCAAGCTAAGATCACCTCAATGCGTCACTCCACCTCACACAATTCTAGCGTCCATGACATTGGGGACATGCACAACTAAACACGCCACACAATCCCCCGAACCAGGCACGGAATCTCAGTGATTTGATCCAACCAGAGATGAGCAAGTCCGGGGATGAGGCGGGAGGCGAGTGGTTTACCCGAGTGGGTAGGTGAGCGCGGCGCGGAGGCTGGCGGGAAGCTGCTGATCGACCATATCTCGAAGAAGGTGGGCCGAGCGCCCTTCCCTCCCACCTAGAATAGCACTGCTGCTGCCCGCGCTGCGGGAAGGAGCTAGGGTTGGGGCTGCGGACCGGATCTAGTAAAAAAGAGGATCAATAAGACCAGGGGTGTATTCGGTGCGACCGGAGACACGTTGCGTCATCGCGAAGTTTGTGTCGAGGCAAAGCGAAGTCGTAAAGGCGGCGTGCCCATCCGGGGGGCCGGTGCCATGACTTCATATAAGAGCATTTTGGTCATTTGTCAggtgcctatatatatatatatataaatatattcaaCACCAGGGTACCCCGCCGGTGCCGCCCAACTCCGGCGAGTAAAAATCACCCCGGTTATTACTTCTCCCACCAACATACAATCCGTAACATCAATGCAATTAAAAGTCTACATCTCTTTTCTCCGGCTTAGTGGGATTGGTTTACGGTCCAAGAACTAACCTTTTACGGTGGCTTGGTGGGATTGGTTTACGCATGCAAATCGCACTATTGATTGCTATTTATTGGTAGCAAATAAAATAGGCATTATTGCCATATTTATTATGGCCATTTTGCTCTATAATTGGTGGCAATTAATTGTCTTAATTTTGTTTACCCTAATACTCTCCTCCCTCATCAAAACTGTTAAGCAATAATGCATGGATTTGATCCCCACTTTCCCAGCCCCATCTGATGCTTCGTCAAGCTGTGATGGGGGCTGCCGCCACCTTCCTAGGAATGGTAACACGGCCATGGGCGTTGCGGCAGCTCTTCATCCACTGGCATCTATGTCGACAAATTCCCTAGGAGGCATATCATGGTGTTTTCAGGAGAGCGCGCCAGGCATCGACACTCATGGCGACCGCAGGCAACCGTTGTTGGGTGCCTGGAGGGCGGCGCAACGGTGCTTTGATTTGATGGGTTATGGCGCATCCATGCGCCCCTCTCTGGCGAGTCTGTTAGTGCCACTTCATCATCTAATTTCACAGATCTAGTCCGTTAGAATCTCAACTCATCCTGTTCACTTAGCGTAACAACTATCCATATTGTTTATCCTTGACATAGattgtaaaaaaattatttctttttgcagatCCAAATTATAGAAAGATCGACAATAGAGTAGAGAAGGAATGACATTCATGGGAGTTTTACTTTTTGAGTGGCCAAATTAGGCACTGAACTTTAGGTGTTCACCAGTCTAATTCAGAAGGGTAATTTTTAATATCTATACGCAAGTAGTACTTTGTGTGCACGATTTGTTCCATTCTTCTAATTTGGTGCTCTGTCATAATATTGAGATATGCAGGATTCCAATCTGATTACATGGGTTTCCTGCTTCTTTGTTGCTTTATTCAATTACTTCTCCACAACTACTAATTTACTACAACTTTTCTAAGAGCCACCCGATGATGCATGCAGGAATATAGGGTGCACTAATTTTGAATTGCTTATGGAAGCCAATCGACGCTAATTTGGAGAATTGCAAGACATAAGTAATTTTAAATTCGCTTAGGAGTAATTTACAACTTCATTAGTGTGTCAATTGCTTACATTTTTTGTTAGCCAAAGTATCTGCATAGTATCTTGACATATTGTTTCTAATATCGTGTAGATAACCTTGTATACCTTTCATTGGAGAAGCGGCAAGCTAGAAGGATGCATGGATAGAAGGATGCAGGGATCGATGCATTCATGGATGTTTATTCGCttccttttgttcttagaaTGAGTGGTCAAATTTTGTCCATGTACACGAAGATATCTTGGAGTAATTATTTGTTGATAGTATAAATATTTCTTGTTCGCACATTTTAAATTACTCCTCGAAAATTATTCCCTTTGGGAAAAAGGAGTAAGCACTCCTTGTTTCCCAGAGAAAATTACTCCTTCGCTTACAAACTAATTACAGTCATAGGACCTTGTTGGAGCTCCAGAAGCTAGCTACTGACTTTTTAAGGCTGCGGCACAAAAATGGTGTatattagagcaactccaacagtttGATTTTCTCCTATTCCTTTTCCATTTTTTCTCAATATAGGGAATTGATGTTGAAAAAATtcctccaacagattgattttccatctcccttttctctttattttttctcaatccccaATATTACATCTCCAATCCCCAATAGAAAGGGAACAAACCATCATCTCCCTATCCTCCCGACCGGCCTCCTGCGCCCAGCGCCGCCAGGGCCGCGCCCCCGGCAGCACCACGCCCAGCGCCGCGAGGGccacgccctccgccgccgcccccgcatcCTGATGGCCGCCGACGAGcatggaggccgccgccgcccatggagTCCTCCTCCGTGATGGGCACCACGCTGGCCATGATGTCCAGCACCCCGGCGAGCTGCACCCGCACGCCGTTGGCCGCGGTGGTCCGCGTCACCGACAGCCCCGGCACGGCGGCCGACTCCCAGCGCGCGCCGGCCTCGGCGGGGATGCTGACGGGCTCGTCGTCCAGGGCCAGCTCCAGGCGGTCCACGTCGCTGCTCCACCTGGCCGTCTTGGCGGCGCCCAGGTAGAGGCGGTGATGGGCGAAGCGGATGCCGAGCGCCTGGATCCAGGTGAAGTCGCGCCTCATGCTCGGGTTGCGCTTGCCGATGAAGTGGGCGTTGATGTGCAGGTTGGCGTCGGAGAGGATGCAGAAGTCCTGGTCCCTCTTGCCGTGGAAGTAGAAGTtgttgccgtcgccgccggtgaaGCGGGGGTCGCCTCACGACACGCCGGGGTAGAAGTcgcacaaaagaaattaaattgTATGTGATCGATCGATGGATTAGCTAGTGAAGAAGAAATTAAAGCAAGCAAGCTCTCTGTGGGCGTACTGCAGAAGCTCTTGCATCCTGGGTAGAGGATAATGCACTGGTTGGGGCATCGCTTGTCGCACTTGGCGTTGCAGCTGGGCTTGTTGCCGTTGGTGTCGCCGCAAGCCAGCTGCTGGTCCGGTGCTGCTCTGCAGCGCGCTGCCGGCGCTGCTCTACAGCTCgctcccggcggccggcggacgaGCAGGCAGACGGACGAGCGGTTGCAACAAGAAAGGGGAAAGGAAATGAGGAAGACAATGACAGGTTGACCCCACATGACAGGACGAGGAAAGGGGAAAAGagaaaatcaatctgctggatCACTTCTCCCTAAAATATTAAAATTGTGATTGGAAATTCCCctataaaaaaaaggaaaatgaaaaAATCAATTTGTTAGAGTTGCTCTTACGATCGCAGAGGCTTGTCAGATTTCCGGCTGCAAGAGCCGCCGGAGTGCTGAAATCTAAAGGCATTAACACATATGCGCAATGCAGGTTGGATTCAATTTTTACTGCCGCTTATGAAAGCAGAGTAATTTTGCTTGTACCATATGCTCATCGGAGCTCCAGTGGAGGCTCCATCGCACGCGTTGAATCATATTCAACTCGCAGAATAATATTTCTATTGAAATATGGACCTAACATTTGAAGGATAATCCTCTGTCAATTTGAAATATACTTGTGACATTTAAAAAATTACTTTTATTGTGAATTGAAAATACTCCTGTCATTTGCAAAAGTACCTTCCTGTATACTCATTTAAAAGATTTTCCACACATACAAATTTTCATGCAAGCATGGATCGCTGTGCACATAGAAGGATGCAATAATAAACAGAATAAGAAAAAATGAAGGTAATCTTGCACTAATCACGCAGTTTGTTGTCATGCAAACCTGCCTTACTTTTTCCTTCGTTGATGCACTGAACCTGGACTGCATGCTGACCGTATTAAGGAATCCAGTAATTACTGGTAGAGACTAGCACATATTAAAAATGGATCCGCCATAACGCCTGGTGAcgattttttaatatttttcaaaTTCTGTGTGATTAGCTAGTGTTTTTTTAGATACTTGATTACATATTACGCATGGTTCTAATTGTTTCCAAAAACAAAGTTCACTCATGACATAGAAGGGTCGCTTTTTACTCCTACGTACACATAAGGTATTTTCAGATCGTTGGAGGTCGGGCGACTGCTTCCAAAAATATGAGGATTCACATTGTCTACGTTTTATTCTTTCTACCTTTTTACTACTCTACAACACCAGTACGTTTTACTCTTTCAAACGGACAGCCTTTTCACTCCTCTACAACTCCATGTAGTAAATATTGAGCTTGACGCTGGCAACAGCATGGAATTCTGTGACAGACCCGTGAATTGTCCTTGCACCAATTAAATATTGTTTATCACTATGGTGCATTGAAACACAACCATGCTCCAAAATATCAGTGGCCATCGATCAAATCTGCATTAAAACACTTGGCTGTCAGCCAGCTTTTACCACTCGCCGGAGTCAAATTATTCATTAAATACACGCGCCTTAGAGATTTTACTACCCATGAACCAAAGCACCGTAATTTCTCCCCTCGCCGGAGTTCTGGAGCGGCTCCGCCGTTGATATTAAATAGCTATTCAACAACCCGCATGCTAAATAGACCAGTCCAAAACCAAAAATAAATTCAAAACACCACGGGATTGCTTACCTCAGGATCTTGTCCCCACTATGCGGATGGGGATTAGGGGCAACCAGTGCACCAAGAACGACGGCCACCATGAATCCGTGATGCAGCAATGTCGGTGCCTACCATTGGTGGGTAGCGCTGCTGACCAAGGGGTGGGACGATGAACCCAAGATGCTGCTGATTGACGATTCGAGGGCTGCAGCGGCGAGGTGCGGGATCTGCATCCTGCATGGAGTcatcggcagcggcggccgccgccgcaacagGATTTTGGGCATCGTTTTCTACGGGTGCAAAAGGAAAGAGGTGGTTCGGTCTGGGCTGCTGGCTCAATTAGACAGGAGCCGCCGCAGAAGCCGAGCCAAGCTGTAGGAGAGCCACGCAGCGTTCGGACGCGTAAGTTGGATCTGGCCACAGAATTAATTAGTTATTCTGTAGCCAGCTATAGAAAATCActtctctctctatatatatatatataacagaGCTAATCTCTACCTTAAGGAATAGCTATTCCATAGCTGAGTCAGCCAGCC
The Panicum virgatum strain AP13 chromosome 6N, P.virgatum_v5, whole genome shotgun sequence genome window above contains:
- the LOC120680097 gene encoding uncharacterized protein LOC120680097; protein product: MRRDFTWIQALGIRFAHHRLYLGAAKTARWSSDVDRLELALDDEPVSIPAEAGARWESAAVPGLSVTRTTAANGVRVQLAGVLDIMASVVPITEEDSMGGGGLHARRRPSGCGGGGGGRGPRGAGRGAAGGAALAALGAGGRSGG